TGACGAGAGACGGTTCACGAACGACGAGCGACAAGCGGTGCCTATGTTGTTGATGATCGATAACTACGATTCCTTTACCTACAACCTCGTCCAATACTTCGGCGAGTTGGGAGAGGAGGTCGTCGTCTACCGCAACGATAAGATTTCTATTCCGGAGATAGAAGCCTTGAAGCCGCGCCGGCTCGTCATTTCACCGGGTCCCTGTACGCCGACTGAAGCGGGTGTCTCGGTGGAGGCCATCAGATATTTCGGCGGCAAGTTGCCGCTGCTGGGCGTCTGCCTCGGTCACCAATCTCTTGCGGTCGCCTTCGGCGGAGAGGTGATTCGCGCCGAGCGCCTCATGCATGGGAAGACGTCCATGGTCCGTCATGACGGCCGCACGATTTTTCGAGATCTCCCCAACCCGTTTGAAGCGACCCGCTATCACTCGCTCATCGTCAACCGAAAGAACCTGCCCGAGTGTTTTGAGATCAGCGCCGAAACCGCCGAGGGTGAAATCATGGGGATGCGGCACAAGACGCTTGGAATCGAAGGGGTCCAATTCCATCCGGAGTCCATTCTCACCACTGCCGGCAAGGAGCTGTTGCGCAACTTCCTGAAGTTGTAGCGCGCCCGTCGACGCGGCACCCGCCACCGGTTCGTACCATGATCAAAGACGCAATCCACAAACTGGCCGAACGGGCCAACCTGACCGAGTCGGAGGCAGAGACGGTCATGGGCGAGATCATGGATGGCAGCGCCACTCCGGCCCAGATTGCGGCGTACTTGATGGGGCTGCGGATGAAGGGGGAGACCGTCGAGGAGATTGCCGGATCGGTGTTGGCGATGCGTGCGCGAGCGACCAGAATCCGGGTCCGGGATACACAGGTCGTGGATACCTGCGGAACCGGAGGCGATCGAGCCCATACGTTCAATATCTCCACGACGGCGGCCTTTGTGGTAGCCGGAGCGGGGCTGACGGTGGCCAAACATGGCAATCGTTCGGTGTCGTCCAAATCCGGCAGCGCCGATGTCCTGGCGGCGCTGGGTGTGGCTATCAACCTGCCGCCTGAGCGGGTGTCCGATTGCGTGAACGAAGTGGGAATCGGGTTTCTCTTCGCGCCGCTGTACCACAGTGCGATGAAACACTGCGCCCAGCCGCGACAGGAATTGGGAATCCGCACCTTGCTGAATATCCTTGGGCCACTCACCAATCCGGCTGGTGCCCGGTTGCAAGTGGTGGGGGTTTTCGACGCGGGGTTGACGGAGTTGTTGGCGAAGGTGTTGCTCCACCTTGGCGCCCAACATTGTTTTGTGGTGCATGGGATGGACGGGTTGGATGAGATGACGGTGACCGATCGGACCAGAGTCTCGGAAGGGAAGGCTGGAGTGGTGTCGAGTTATGCCATCGACCCGTCTGAGTTCGGCCTCGCGCGGGTACGTCCGAAAGAGCTGGTGGGTGGAAGCGCGGAAGAGAACGCGGCCATTACACGAGAGATTTTCCGTGGGCGAAAAGGGCCGAAGCGCGACATCGTGTGCCTCAATGCGGCCCCTGCGCTTGTGGCCGGCCGCAAGGCGAAGACCCTGCAGGACGGATTTGAGTTGGCCCAACGGACGATTGATTCCGGCGCGGCGATGGAGAAATTGGAACAGTTGATCGACTTTACCAAGAAGGCCTCGTGAGATCGTGATTCTCGACCGGATCCTTGAACATAAGAAAGCGGAGATTCGTCATAAGAACAGTCGCGGCTACCTGGCGGAGCTGAAGACCAAAATCCGTGACGCGGGGCCGACGCTCGGATTCGCCGTCACGCTCGATGCGCGCCGCACGCCGACCAGGCCGGCCTTGATCGCCGAGGTCAAAAAGGCGTCTCCCAGTCTGGGGTTATTGCGGCCTGAGTTCGAGCAGCGGTTCGAGCCGGTCCGTATCGCCGAGGCCTATCGAGAGCATGGGGCGACGGCCGTCTCCGTTCTCACCGACAAAGACTTTTTCCAGGGGAATCTGGAGTATCTGGCCGACGTGAAGGAGCGGGTAGGGCTGCCGGCGCTGAACAAAGAGTTCATGGTCGCCGACATCCAATTTTACGAAGCGCGAGCCTATGGGGCAGACGCGGTGCTCTTGATTGTGGCGGGTCTGGAGAAACGCCAGTTGATCGACTTTGCGGCACTGGCTAAAGAATTGTCGCTGGACGTGTTGGTGGAGACGCACCATGAGCGCGAGCTTGATACCGTGCTTGAATGGTTGCCGGATGTGCGGTTGATTGGCATCAACAACCGGGACCTCAAGACCTTCTCGACGGATCTCGGCGTCACCATACGGTTGGCAAAGCGGATTCCTGCCGACAAACTGATCGTGAGCGAGAGTGGTATTCACAAACGCGACGATGTGGTGCGGCTGGTGGAAGCCGGTGTGCATGCCATGCTGATCGGCGAGTCGCTGATCCGGGCACAGGACATCGGGGTGAAGACTCGTGAGCTGCTGGGTGACGAGCCCAAGAAGGAGGCGCAATGAACAGGATCCTCGCGTGGAGCATGACGGTCGGCCTCTTGACCCTAGCCGGCTGCGTGAATCAGGAGATTCATGAATATTCCCCGAAGTGGGATTCCTGGATGGGCAGCAGCAAAGACGATCGCATCAAGGAGATGGGCATTCCCACCCGCTGCCATACATTCAAGGAAGGTGGTGAGGTGTGCGAGTGGATGGTCCCATTGCAGGACGGGCGTCAGGATCTGATCGGGCTCACGTTCACCCCCAAGGGACAGGTCTGCCAATGGTCCTATCGCGGATTTTACGGCATGCAAAAGAGCAAGCAGAGTTGCTGACGTGACGATGGTCAAAGTCAAAATTTGTGGCCTGACGAATGCCGAGGATGCGGCGGTGGCAGTGGAGGCGGGTGCGGATGCCGTCGGGTTTGTCTTTCACAAGAAGAGTCCTCGCTGCGCAGAAACGGCGGCGGTCAAGGCCATTGTCAAGGAACTCCCGCCTTTCGTGTTGCCGATCGGGGTGTTCGTGAATGAGGATGCCAAGGTCGTGCGGGATATCATGGACAGTTGCGGTTTGGCCCTTGCGCAGTTGCATGGCGATGAAACGGCGGCCTATTGCGAGACGTTGGGCCGCCCCGTCCTCAAGGCCATTAGGCTCAGGGACCGTGCATCATTTCTGGCCTTGGCCGAATTCCAGGGGCGTGCCGGCGTGCGCGGGTTCTTGGTGGATGCATTTTCTCCGGATGCCTACGGCGGAACGGGGCAGGTGGCTGATTGGTCCTTGGCCGCCGAAGCCGCGGCGGTGGCCCGTATTCTCCTGGCCGGCGGCTTGACGCCGGAGAATGTCGCGCAGGCCGTCGGTCAGGTTCGTCCCTACGGCGTCGACGTGAGCAGCGGCGTCGAAGCGCGACCCGGAAAGAAGGATCACGCGAAGGTTCGGACGTTTGTACAGGCTGTCAGGATGGTGTCCCGTTAGCGCGTCGTCTTTCTGATCGG
This is a stretch of genomic DNA from Nitrospira sp.. It encodes these proteins:
- the pabA gene encoding aminodeoxychorismate/anthranilate synthase component II, whose protein sequence is MLLMIDNYDSFTYNLVQYFGELGEEVVVYRNDKISIPEIEALKPRRLVISPGPCTPTEAGVSVEAIRYFGGKLPLLGVCLGHQSLAVAFGGEVIRAERLMHGKTSMVRHDGRTIFRDLPNPFEATRYHSLIVNRKNLPECFEISAETAEGEIMGMRHKTLGIEGVQFHPESILTTAGKELLRNFLKL
- the trpD gene encoding anthranilate phosphoribosyltransferase, encoding MIKDAIHKLAERANLTESEAETVMGEIMDGSATPAQIAAYLMGLRMKGETVEEIAGSVLAMRARATRIRVRDTQVVDTCGTGGDRAHTFNISTTAAFVVAGAGLTVAKHGNRSVSSKSGSADVLAALGVAINLPPERVSDCVNEVGIGFLFAPLYHSAMKHCAQPRQELGIRTLLNILGPLTNPAGARLQVVGVFDAGLTELLAKVLLHLGAQHCFVVHGMDGLDEMTVTDRTRVSEGKAGVVSSYAIDPSEFGLARVRPKELVGGSAEENAAITREIFRGRKGPKRDIVCLNAAPALVAGRKAKTLQDGFELAQRTIDSGAAMEKLEQLIDFTKKAS
- the trpC gene encoding indole-3-glycerol phosphate synthase TrpC translates to MILDRILEHKKAEIRHKNSRGYLAELKTKIRDAGPTLGFAVTLDARRTPTRPALIAEVKKASPSLGLLRPEFEQRFEPVRIAEAYREHGATAVSVLTDKDFFQGNLEYLADVKERVGLPALNKEFMVADIQFYEARAYGADAVLLIVAGLEKRQLIDFAALAKELSLDVLVETHHERELDTVLEWLPDVRLIGINNRDLKTFSTDLGVTIRLAKRIPADKLIVSESGIHKRDDVVRLVEAGVHAMLIGESLIRAQDIGVKTRELLGDEPKKEAQ
- a CDS encoding phosphoribosylanthranilate isomerase, with translation MVKVKICGLTNAEDAAVAVEAGADAVGFVFHKKSPRCAETAAVKAIVKELPPFVLPIGVFVNEDAKVVRDIMDSCGLALAQLHGDETAAYCETLGRPVLKAIRLRDRASFLALAEFQGRAGVRGFLVDAFSPDAYGGTGQVADWSLAAEAAAVARILLAGGLTPENVAQAVGQVRPYGVDVSSGVEARPGKKDHAKVRTFVQAVRMVSR